GTAACCTCGATCTGTCATTTCTTTAATGGCAACATTGCCGATGGTTGCAGCGGTTGCGACAGAAGAGCCAGAAATGGCCGAAAAGATAGTACAAGAAGCAATGGTCGCAATACCAAGACCACCAGGCCAATGTCCAACCCAAGATTGCACGGCTCTGAACAAGTCTCTGCCTATACCGCCTTGCAATAGAATGTTCGACATCAATAAAAAAAGTGGAACAGATAAAAGAATAAAACTGTCGAAAGAGGAATAAAGAGCCAGAGGCGCCATGATTGGCGAGAAGCCTCCGATTAACAGCATGCCTAAGCCTAATCCACCAAGCGCAAAGGCGACAGGTACACCGATTAGCAGCGCAAGAAGCATAATAACTAACAACAGAATAATCGTCATTATAGCGAAACCTCTTCGTGTTCTTGGTAATCACTGGCGAACATTAGAAACATTTCCATGATGGCCTGTAGTGTGAGTAAACCAAAGCCAATGGGGATGGCTGATTTGGTTGCCCAAAGTGGAAGCCCTAACATACTCGCAGACGCGGCTCCTATTTCGATGGACTCTTTTAAGAGTACAAATCCATAAAATGCAATAAAGCCAGAGAAGAAAATAATGCATAATAATGCGACAAGGTCAGACATTTTTTTTGCATTCTCACCTAACATATTGGTAAGAAAATCTATTCGAATCAGTGCTTTATGTTGCAATACCCAACTTGCCCCTAAGCAAGTTGCCCAAATTTGGCAAAGTAATGAAATGTCTTCTGACCAAATAGTCGGGGCAGTAAAGATATAACGAGCAACTACCTCATACGTGATAATCGCGGCAACGATAACAAACAGAGCCGCCGATAATTGGCCGCATAGTTTGATTAGTAGGTAGTTAATGCGAACCCAAAGAGCAGGATGTTCTGCTCGCCAAGTTGACAAGTCCTTTTCTTTTTCTGCGTGGTTGGACATAGCCAATACTCCAAAAAACAACGAAATACCGCGAGAGTAAAAAAGGCTCACGCGGTATGTTTTTAACGCTTAAAGCTTCTCTGCAGCTTGGATAACTTTCAAGCCTAAAGGGCCTGAGTTTTCTAAGAAAGACTCTTTTACTGACGTTGTGGCTTTACGCCAAGCGGCAATATCGTTGTTATCAAGATGGATAACGGTCATGTTCTTTTCAGCGTCTGCAATCGCGTCGCTTTCAATTTTTTTGATTTTATTTCGTAGCTGCAATTCTACTTTACGAGCCGCATCAGAAAGTACTTTCTGATTGGTTGGCGTTAAAGACGCCCAAACTTTTTCATTGATAACCGTTAGGAACTCAATATCAGCATGGTTTGTCAGCGTTAGATAATCCATCACTTGATAAAGTTTACGTGGACCAACCGCAGAAACACCCGTCATACCGGCATCCACAGTACCGCGCTGATACGCTAAGAATTGCTCTGAGCCTGCCATTGATGTTGGCGCGCCACCTACGGCTTTAACGAACTCACCGAGCGTTTTACCAAAAACACGGACCTTCATGCCCTCCATGTCTTCTGGTTGTTTGATGGCTTTTTTCTTAGAAAGCAATGCTACGCCACCATAAGCTTGCCACCACAGTGGACGGGTGCCAGTTTTTTGAATAGCGTCGTCCAGTAACATACGTACTGGGCTGTCTGGGCGAGTTGCCGCTTCTACTTTGTCTTGTGACGGGAACATGAATGGTACATAAAAAACATCGACAGCAGGAATGGTGCCAGCAAGTTGAGAAAGACTCATTACGCCCATTTCAATCGCGCCGGAGCTTACGGCTTGATGAACTTCGCTGTCTTTAAACAATTGGGCAGAAGGGTAGATCTTGATTTTAATATCACCATGACTTTTTTCTTCCACTTCTTGTTTGAAGTCAACTAAGTTTTGACCAAGATGATGTTTGAGTGGTAATTGCAGTGAAATGCCTAAGGTTGTCTCTGCGAATGAAGGCAAAGATGCCATCAAAGTGGAGGCTAATAAACCCGTTTTTAGAAGCGTTTTGTAATCCATGATAGTGTCCTATTTTTATTATAAGTTTTTGTTTTTTTATACAACAGCGAGTTCTTTATTTAGTGCTTTTCATTACGTGCTTTAAGGTCAATAACACTTTGTGATAATGGCCTTGTTTCAGTGCGCAATCCTGCTTTGGCAACTTGCCCTGATATGTCGTGCGTTAACAACTCAGGTAATTCACGTGCCATGTCTAATAACGTAGGTAAATCCACACCAGTATCCATATCAATGGACTCTAGCATGTGTACAAGATCTTCCGTGCAGATGTTACCAGTGGCTCCAGGAGCGAATGGACAGCCACCAATTCCCCCTAATGAAGCATCTAGTTGAGTAATGCCCGCAGACAACCCCGCAAGTGCATTGGCAAGGCCCATGCCACGTGTGTTGTGCAAATGCAGGGTGACATCTAGTGCGGGAAAAATATTCCGAACCTGATCGCACAGTTCATACACTTGACGTGGTGATGCCATACCTGTGGTATCGGCAATTGAAATACTTTGAATGCCAATATCAAGGTATTGTTTGATGACATCCATCACACGCTCAGGTGCGATAAGACCTTCAAAAGGACAACCAAAAGACGTTGCCAGCGAGGCATTGATACGCATATTACTGCCTTCTATTAGCGTGAAAATACGCTTAAATTGGGCTAATGATTGATCGCAAGTCATGCGCATGTTTGACAAGTTGTGTGATTCACTCACGGACATGACAAGGTTTACTTCATCCGCTTTTGTTGCCAAGGCGCGCTCGGCGCCTTTTTCATTTGGCACTAAGGTCACATAAGTGACGTTAGGATTACGGGTAATGCGGTTCATAACCTCTTCAGCGTCCCGTAAATTCGGGATGGCTTTAGGCGACACAAAAGAGGTTACTTCGATTTTATTCAAGCCGAGTAAAGACAAACGATCAATGATGTCGATTTTTTTATCAGTCGGAATAAAAAGCGTTTCGCTTTGAAAGCCGTCCCGAGTAGCGACTTCGTTAATTCGCACCTTAGATGGTAGGTTTTGCATAAACATAATGACCTCCTAAATCACACCATTTGCACGAAGCGTTGAGAGCTTTTCGACATCTATACCAAGCGAACTTAATACTTCTTCTGTGTGCTCGCCAAGCTTTGGCCCCAGCCACTGTGTTTTACCCGGAGTAAGGCTGAGTTTAGGAACTATGCCCGGTAGAGAAATTTTATCGTCGTCACAAAGTGGGTGCTCTACAATCATGTCACGCGCACGGAAGTGGGGATCATTGAAAATATCTTCAGCATTATTAATGCCACTAGAAGGCACCGCAGCCTCTTCTAGAATGGCAAGGGCGTCTTTTAGAGAATGGGTTGATGTCCAAGCTTGAATGGCATCATCTAATTCCCCCGAGCGTTTAGCTCGACCATCGTTTTGGGCCAGTTCTGGATCGTTTGCTAAATCAGGTCGATTCATTGCATTCATAAAACGCTTAAAGATGCTGTCGCTGTTAGCGGCAATAACAATATAACGCTCGTCTTTGCTCATATAAGAACCTGAGGGCGCAATCCCCGGCATGCTAGCGCCGGTACGTTCACGGATAAAACCGAACATGCCGTATTCTGGAATCAAACTTTCCATTACGCCGAATACAGATTCATACAAAGCCACATCAATAAATTGGCCTGCGCCTTTATTCACTTTGAGATGGTGCATGGCCATCATGGCACCGATGACGCCATATAGTGATGCGAGCGTGTCGCCAATGCTGACACCTACTCGAACCGGTGGTCGGTCTTCGTAGCCAACAAGATGACGTAATCCACCGATTGATTCTGCAATGGCAGCAAAACCGGGACGAGAAGAATAAGGACCGTCCTGACCATAGCCAGAAACACGTAACATGATGAGTTCAGGTTTGATTGCGGATAACTGTTCCCAACCCAAGTTCCATTTTTCTAATGTGCCAGGGCGGAAGTTCTCTATGACGATGTCAACGTCTTTGACTAGATCCTGAATGATGGCTTGGGCGTCAGGGGACTTAAGATCAAGGGTGATGGATTTTTTATTACGACTTTGCGAATACCACCAAAGAGAGGTGTCTTTGTACATTTTTCGCCATTTTCGTAATGGGTCGCCACTTCCGGGGGGTTCAACTTTAATCACTTCCGCACCGAACTGAGCGAAAATACTGCCTGCATAAGGGCCTGCGATAAGAGACCCTAGCTCTAAAACACGCACCCCTTTTAAAGGCAGTTCGGTTTCATGTTCGGTGTTTTTGTTAGATGACGAGTCGCGTTGGCTCATTCTCGTGTCCCTTTATCTGTTTTTTTTGTCATTGTTGGGACAATCATCTTTTAAACGAGGGTAAGTGCAAAGCGCCCATATGTTAGGCTGCCATCTCTTTAGGATATGGCTGAACGGCTGGTATCACGTGGTACGTAAATGGGTCAATAAGTGATGAGCGGCGTCGAGTAGTTGATCAGAGCGTCTTACACAAATTTTGAGTTCTCGATGTGCCCAGCTGTCTAATAACGGCAAGGCTTCGATTCGAGCAGATTTTATATAAGGTCGAGCAATATCAATAGGCATTAAACCGATACCAAGGCCAGACTCCACCATGCTGGAAAGGGCTTCATAGCTGGTGACTTGGATGCGCATATTAAGAGGTAAGTTGGCGTTTGTAGCGGCATTGATCATTTGATTGTTGATAGCGCTGCCAGTGTGTAAACCGACATAGTCATATTCTAATGTGTCTACAAAGCTGATTTCTTTGTTTTTCCCAAGAGGGTGACCGATAGGTGTGATGACAACCAACCGGTCTGTTTTATAAGGATAGATAGAGAGGTCTGGATATTCTCTAGAAGCGATGGTGACAATGCCAATATCGGCTGCATTTTCAGCGACGGCTCGTACTATTTCGCTGCTGATCTTTTCTTCCAAGTGAATTTGCACTAAAGGGTTTTGATTCAAAAAAGAGCGTAATTGTTTGGGAAGGAATTGGCTGATGGCAGAAATATTTGCCACCATTCGTACTTGCCCGCGTACACCGTGAGAAAATTCATTCATCTGGTTATAAATATCGTCTAACTGATGCAAGACACCGCGCGACATTTTTAATAAACCTTGGCCTGCTGGTGTCGCGACCACGCCACGGTTTGTGCGCATCATTAATGGCGTATGGAGTAACTTCTCTAATTCCTTAATGCGTTTCGACACCGCCGATGCCGCAATAAAATTCAATTCAGCCGCGCGTGCAATAGAGCCTTGTTCTATGACACAAACAAAAAGTCGCAGAGAAGTTGGGTCAATTCGCATTTAGAAAATCATCCATATTTTATGGTAATAGGGTGCCGATTATTTTTTGATAGGTTATCAAATACACCAAGATCCTATCTTATCTTGCTTTTTCTACAGACTAAAGTGGCACTTTAGTCTGATAATGGGCATTCTTCTGTAGCGAGTAGACAAACACATAATGGCTTTTTTAGCTGACGAACCTAGCTTTGAAGAGGCCAGTCGTGCTTTGTATCGAAACAGTAAAGTAAGTTTTGATGCAGCGATTGTGTCATGGCCTACCGACATTAAGGACTTCATAATGGATAAGTTTATGGCTATTTCAGATTTGCATAATGGCGTTCATTCCTAATGGCAGAGACATATAAAAAGAACGTTTTTCTTGATTCATCTTTACCCCATGTTTTTCTAAAAACGGCCGCGCCGATTATTTTGATCATGCTGGTCAATGGATCATTTTCATTAGTCGATGCGTATTTTCTTGGGATTTTCGTGGGAGCGGACGCACTAACGGCGGTTACCTCGATGTTTCCCGCTTTTATCCTCATCGTTGCTTTGTCGACGCTCGTGTCAAACGGGTTTGCCAGTCTGATGGCGCGACAATTAGGAGCCGGCGATAGGTCCAGTGCGGTTGACGTATTTTCCCAAGCGATTAGTTTGTCTTTAGTGGTGTGTGCCGTGTTGATTGGGCTTTTTTTGATTGGTGGGCACGCTCTAACCAGTTCGGTTAGTAATGGCTCAAGTCTTATTGGAGATATGAGTTATCGCTATATTTCTATTTTGGCTTTCTTTTCCCCTTTGGTATTTATTTTAACCATTAATGGCGATAGTTTGCGTTGTGAAGGCCAAGTTTCGTTTATGGCGTTTGTCTCACTGCTTTCTGTACTACTCAATGGGGTGTTTAATTATCTGCTGATTGTCGGCATGAATTGGGGGGTGGAAGGCTCAGCTTATGGCACAGTACTGGCTCAGGCTATCTCGTTAGTCATTATTTTTTTATATCGAAAGTATAAAAAGAACCCCCTCAATCTTCAGGTTGTGTTGTTTTCTACGTCGCGACAGCATTGGCTAACATTTTTGTCACTCGGGGCACCATCAAGCTTGAACTATCTTGGTTTGGCTCTGGCATCTGGCGCCATTTTATACAATTTGCAAATCTGGGGTGCTGGAAATTATGCAACGACAGTAGGCGCTTATGGCATTATCACGCGCTTAATGACGTTCATATTTTTACCCTTACTTGGTTTGAGCATGGCATTTCAAGCGATTGTTGGTAACAACTTTGGGGCAAATGAACTGAGTAGAGTGAATAGCAGTATTAAGATTGTTTTGTTTGTTGCTTTTATTTACTGCGGTCTTTTACAGCTTATCGCTTTTGTTTTTAGAGGTGATTTAGGTGCATTATTTGTCAGCGATCAGGCCGTTATTAATGACGTCGTGCGGATTTTGCCTTTTTCTACCTTGGCGCTTTTTTTAGTGGGTCCGCAGATGATGATCAGTATGTTTTTCCAAGCCATTGGAGATGCAAAAAGAGCGGGCATTTTAGGTATTTTGAAAACCTACGCATTCTCTTTGCCTTTGATTTTTATCCTGCCTTTTTTCTTCGGCGAATGGGGAATTTGGTATGCAGCGGCGAGTACCGAGCTACTGGCGTTGTTATTGACTATTGTGGTGTTGAGCCTACGTAGTAGAAGTCAAAACACTTCGTTCGGGTTATTTTTCAAATAAACTAATAAAATAGGCTGCTTAATACTGAGCAGCTGATGAATTGCTCTTTCAGTGGTTCTTAGTTGCTGAGCTTAAATCTTCATTTATTGTTAATACTCAAAAGCCATATACGAGGATGCTGAAAAGAATCGGCACCCTCGTTTATCTTACCAAATGGGCTATTTAACGAGTCTTTTCTTTTGCCTTCTAGCGACCCAAAGTGCTAGTAAGAAGGCTGGAACAAAGAACCACTCTTTTGCTGAACGCTGATTTTCAATATCAAAACCGGTGATTTCCCAATCAAAATCAAGCTTTTGTTGTTCTGCAACACCGCCAAACGCCAAGTTATCTATATAGACTTTGTTGTCTTCTAGTCGAATTTCTAGCCCCGCCCCATCGTATAGGCGAGTGCTTGCGTTGCCTTGCTGGGTGATTGGAAGATTAATGGTTTTCTCTATCCAGCGCCCCTCTAAACTCTCTCCTTGGACAGACATCCGAAGGCTGGTTAAGTCTGGGTGTTGGTCAATATAGTGTGCCATTTGCGACCCTTGAAAATGTTCAAAAGGCGGTGTGACTTGATCCAACCAAAAACCTGGACGAAATAGAGTAAAGGCGACGAGAATCAATAGAGCACTTTCCCACCATTTGCTTTTCGCAAAGAAATACCCCTGAGTTGCCGCAGCAAAGATAAGCATGGCAGACAGTGATACCACAAAGACGACAATGCCTTGCCACCAGGTCACATCAATTAAGAGCAAGTCTGTATTGAAGATGAACAAGAAAGGCAGCAGTGCCGTACGCATAGAATAAAAGAACGCCGTAAACCCTGTTTTTATCGGATCACCACCAGAGACGGCGGCTGCCGCAAAAGATGCCAGACCAACGGGAGGGGTGACATCGGCCATGATGCCAAAATAAAATACAAACATATGCACGGCAATTAATGGAACAATTAATCCGGACTGAGCGCCGAGCTCCACCACCACACTGGCCATTAAGGACGAAACAACAATGTAGTTTGCGGTCGTCGGTAATCCCATCCCCAGAACCAATGAAATCAATGCGACCATAAGTAGCATGATGATCAATACGCCGCCGGAAATGAGTTCGATAAATTCTGCCATGACTTGACCCACACCTGTGAGTGTCACCGTGCCGACAATAATACCCGCGGCGGCCGTTGCAACTCCTATCCCTATCATATTTCGAGCGCCAGTATTTAATCCATCAACTAAATCCATCGCACCGGCTTTTGCTTCTTTAAGAAGACCGCCTTGTTTACGGAAAAAAGCTTTTAGAGGGCGTTGGCTGAATAAAATAAAGGCCATGAGAATGCAGGCCCAAAAAGCCGATAAACCGGGGGATTTTCGTTCTACCATAAGGAACCAGACAAGTAACACAAGAGGCACCAAATAATACAAACCTGAGCGATAAATATCGGCAAAAATAGGCAGCTTGACGATCTCTCCTTGAGTGCTTTCTAGGTCTAAATCATCACTCTTTGACGAAACATAAAGTAAAGCGATGTAGCCAAATACCACAAGTAATAATAAGGCAATGTTGGCAACATCGCCTAAGAGCCATTTAATGGCGGAGACTAAATAATACAAGGCGCCTGTGAGTATGAAGAGGCTGGCAGTGATAAGGCCGGTACGCAGAAGTTGATCTTTGAAACGGCGGGCAGGTGTTGAGCGAGGCAGCCCTTTCATATCTGCTTTAAGGGCTTCTAGATGCACAATATAGAGTAGGGCGATGTAAGAAATGGTCGCGGGTAAAAAGGCGTGCTTTACCACATCGATATACGGTATGCCCACGTACTCAACCATGAGAAATGCCACAGCACCCATGACAGGCGGCATGATGACGCCGTTCACTGAAGAGGAGACTTCTACTGCACCGGCTTTTTCTGCGCTAAAGCCAACTTTTTTCATTAAGGGAATAGTAAACGTCCCTGTGGTAACGACATTTGCAATAGAGGAACCGGAGATTAGACCTGTCATCGCAGAGGATAAAACAGCGGCTTTTGCTGGGCCACCACGCATATGACCCAATAGGGCGAAAGCCACTTGAATAAAGTAGTTTCCAGCGCCTGCTTGGTTTAGCAGCGCACCAAATAAAACAAATAAGAAAACAAACCCAGAAGAGACGCCAAGAGCAATGCCAAAAACGCCTTCCGTGGTCAGCCACATATGCGTCATGGCTTTCCCAAGGGATGCGCCTTTCCATCGAATGACTTCTGGCAGCCAAGTCGAGTCACCAAAGAAAACATAAGCTAAGAAAACCAAGGCCACCACCATAAGAGGAGGGCCTAAGGCACGGCGGGCCGCTTCTAAGGTAAGTACCAATCCGATCACCGCAACGGTGATGTCCATTGTGGTTGGAAGTCCCGGTCGCGTAGCGAGTTCATCGTTGAAAAGAAATAAATACGATGCGCAAAAAGCCGCAGTGACAGCCAAAATATAATCTAAAAAGGGAATTCGGTGTAGAGGGCTTCTACTCGACGCTGGAAAAGCCATAAAGGCGAGTAAAACCGCAAAGGCCAAATGAATGGCCCTAGATTGAGTGTCATTAAGGAAGCCGATTCCGAATTGTGACGGAAGCGGTGAGCCAATCCATAGCTGAAACAAAGACCAACATAAAGGAACAAAAAACAGTATTGCGATGGCGATATGTCCTTTAGGAGCACGTTTTCCTGTGTCCGCTTCGGCAATCATCTCGTCGAGTTTGTCGGTAGAAGTGGGTTGAGAGCTACTCATAGTCATATGACTTCCATTTTAATGGTTTGGTAGAAAGGAGTAATGATCAAAACTGAAAGAAGTGTATGGTGCGCTGAAGAGACAAAGCAGCACACCACACACTTCTTAAAAAGTGAGGAACTATGGTTACTTGATGTAACCCGCTTCACGGTAGTAGCGTTCTGCACCTGGGTGTATTGGTGCGACAAGAGAAGTGTGAACCATTTCATGAGGCTCAAGGCGAGCAAAGGCAGGGTGTAAGCGTTTAAACGATTCTAGGTTTGTGAAAACCGCTTTGGTCAATTCATAGACCGCTTTTTCAGATACGTTTGCTGATGTCACAAGCGTTGCTTTTGGTCCAAACGTGAATATGTCATCAGGGTTACCGTTGTACATTCCGCCCGGAATAATAGCCTGAGAAAAAGCGCTGTACTTCTGAATCACAGCCAAAGACGCTGCATCTTTCAATGGGATCATATTGATGTCGCATGTTGTCGAGGCTTCTTGTGCAGAACCATTTGGTAGGCCAGCAACAAAAATGGTCACATCGAATTTATCATCGCAAATTGCTTGCGCCATTTCTGACGATTTAAGCTCTGCGGCAAAGGCAAAATCTTCTTTTGTCCAGCCTTTCTCAACCATTAGCAGCTCCATCATAGAGCGGTTACCTGATCCTGGGTTCCCGATGTTAACACGCTTGCCTTTAAAATCGTCCAATGACTTTATGCCAGAGTCGGCACGGGCCATCATGTGGATAGGTTCTGGGTGAAGGGAGAAAACAGAACGTAACTCTGGGAATGGGTTGTCTTGGAATTGGCCTGTTCCATCTAGTGCTGCGGCCTGTACATCTGATTGAGCGACACCGAACTCCAGTTCACCAGCGCGAATACTGTTAACGTTATAGCCAGAACCACCCGTAGATTCAACAGAACAACGAATGCCGTGCTCTTTGCGTTCTTTGTTTAGCATACGACAAATAGACCCACCGGCAGGGTAATAAACACCAGTAACACCGCCAGTACCAATAGACACGAACTGAGTCTCGGCTGCCATTGCACCCGTCGCTAATGTGGATGCGATAAGGGATGTAAATAGGGATTTTTTAATGTTCATTGAATTCCTCGTTGAGTTTTATTATTAAAATTGTCAAAAACAAGGAAATACATTGCATGCAGGATGCCAAGTGCTTTTTTAATCTGTAATGCTATGTTTTTAAAAGGTTTTATTACGATGGACTGTTTTTCATAAGGTTTTTCTATTTATAACTTTTATTATAAAAAGCGGTGCTTTATATCGGAGGCGTTGAGCTATTGTGTTATTTCATGGGAGGTGAAAGCGGTTATAACGAATATTATAGGTATAACAAAAGTTATAAGCTTGTTGTTGGGTGCATAGAATGGAAAATCTTGTTGCTTCTCTTTCGCTACATAACTCGCTAACATCTTGCTACTTTCATTGAGTTTGGCCTTATATCATCATGAACTCTGGTTCTTCTCCTCGTATATTTCGTACTTTTTTTGTTTATTTATTTGTAGGATGCTTTTGCTTTTCTTTTGTCTCTGCAAATGAAACGCGACAGCAAGAATCGAAATACTCAATCAAAGTGGGCGCAGACTATAATTATCCCCCTTATGAGTTTCGTGATGAGAATGGTCAACCCGCTGGATACAACGTTGAATTAACGTATGCCATCGCAGAGATGATGGGGATAAATGTCGATATTACGTTGACGGATTGGGACAGTGCTTATGCGGGTCTTTTAGATGGTACTTTTGATGTGTTGCAGGGCATTGCTTATTCAGACAAACGTGCCGAGCTTATTCGCTTTTCATCACCACACTCTATTGTTAATCAATCTATATTTGCCCGCAAAGATGAACCTGAATTAAGCGATGTGAAAGCGCTGTCTGGTAAAGAAGTATTGGTTCAGCGGAACAGTATTATGCACGAATATTTGAGTAAAAATATTCCCGATGCCATTCCTATTCCAGTTGCAACGCATTCGGAAGCGCTGCGAACATTAGCCTCAGGCAAATACGACTTTGCGTTAACGGCAAACCTTCCTAGTTTGTATTTAAGCGCAGAGTTAGGGTTAACCAATATTCATGCTGTAGCCAGTCCCGTGTCCGGTCAGCGTTTAGGGTATGGTGCGCTGCCTCAAAATGAAGACATTATTTCTCTGTTCAGTGAAGGCTTGGGGATTTTAAAAAATACAGGTAGGCAACAAGAAATTTATGACAAGTGGCTTGGCACATTAGATCAGTCAAAAGTGCAGTGGAAAAAAATTGGGCAATACACTCTTTATACCATCGCGGTCTTGTTATTGGTGTTAGGGGGGATTGTTATTTGGAATCATATGCTTCGCAAAGAAGTAGAGAGGAGGTCTGTGCAATTGAAAGCGCAGCAGGCTCAATTGATCCAAGCCGATAAAATGACGTCACTGGGCGTATTAGTGTCAGGTGTCGCGCATGAAATTAATAACCCAACAGGGTTGTTGTTGCTAAATTTACCTATTCTAAAAGACGCGTGGATGGACGCTGAGCCTTTATTTGATGAGCTAGAAAAGACGCATGATTCACTTTATGTCGGTGGGTTACCTTACCAGCGGCTAAAAAAAGAAATACCGTATTTATTTGATGAAATGCTGCAAAGTGCTGATCGAATCCGAAATATTGTTAACGACTTAAAAGACTTTGTTCGGGCTCAGCCAGATGAAGTGACGCAAAACGTTGATTTAAATGCCGCGGTATCTTCCGCTGTTCGCCTAGTGGAAAAATCCATTCGTAGCAATATTGATCAATTTGAATTGCACTTGGATAATCGCACTCCTATGATTCAAGGAAACCAGCAACGAATAGAGCAGGTTATCATTAATCTGATTATAAATGCGTGTGATGCGATGGCGGATAAAAAAGGTGCGCTTCGGGTGAGCACTGCCATATCGCTGAAAGGTCTGGAAGTGCTTATTGTTGTTGAGGATGAAGGCGTGGGGATTGAAGCAGATGTATTGCCCTATCTGGTTGATCCATTTTTTACCACGAAGCGAGAGCAGGGTGGTACAGGATTAGGGTTGTCGGTATCGTCTGGGATCATTAAAAATCATCAGGGTAGTCTTTCCTTTCAATCGCAAGTGGGAAAGGGTACCACCGTTACTGTGACCTTACCTTTGGCAAAAGTATACAGTGAGCCGTGATGAATATGACGTTAAAACAAGTAGAGGAATAATCACGTGAATGATCGTTTGTATCCTCAATTTAAGATTTTGTTAGTGGACGATGAAATCTCTTTTCTGCGTAGCATGTCGTTGACCCTTGAGCGGCAAGGCTATACGAATTTATTAACATGCGATAATCCTTTGAACGTAAAGCAATTGATTGCCACGAATCACATCGGCCTGATTTTATTGGATCTGACGATGCCCGTGTTGTCAGGTCAAGATTTACTTAATTGGGTAAAAGAAGAGTATCCCGATATAGCGGTCATTATTTTTAGTGGTTTGAATCAAGTTGATGCGGCTGTGGATTGTGTTAAAAAAGGTGCGTTTGATTACATTGTTAAAACAGCAAACCAAGAACAAATATTCGAATCTATAAAGCGCGCTATTCGTACTCAAGAGCTGAGCTTAGAGAATCAGTCGTTACGAGCTCAACTGATGTCAACGCAGTTAAGTAAGCCTGAATGTTTTTCTAATATCGTGACGGCGAATAAGCAAATGATGTCTATTTTTTACTATTTAGAATCCGTTGCTCAAAGTAATCAACCGCTGTTGATTACGGGGGAAAGTGGTGTTGGTAAAGAGCTGATTGCAGAAGCGACCCATGCATTAAGTGGCCGACAAGGAGATCTTGTGTCTGTGAATGTGGCCGGATTGGATGACAATATCTTTGCAGATACGTTATTTGGTCATGCTAGAGGTGCTTTTACGGGTGCCGACAAACAGCGGTTAGGGCTGGTGGAGCAGGCGGCGGGCGGCACCTTATTCTTAGATGAAATTGGAGACTTAAGTTCTAGCTCACAGGTGAAGCTATTGCGCTTATTGCAAGAAGGTGAGTATTACCCAATTGGGAGTGATCGTCCGAAACGTACGC
The Marinomonas maritima DNA segment above includes these coding regions:
- a CDS encoding MATE family efflux transporter, which codes for MAETYKKNVFLDSSLPHVFLKTAAPIILIMLVNGSFSLVDAYFLGIFVGADALTAVTSMFPAFILIVALSTLVSNGFASLMARQLGAGDRSSAVDVFSQAISLSLVVCAVLIGLFLIGGHALTSSVSNGSSLIGDMSYRYISILAFFSPLVFILTINGDSLRCEGQVSFMAFVSLLSVLLNGVFNYLLIVGMNWGVEGSAYGTVLAQAISLVIIFLYRKYKKNPLNLQVVLFSTSRQHWLTFLSLGAPSSLNYLGLALASGAILYNLQIWGAGNYATTVGAYGIITRLMTFIFLPLLGLSMAFQAIVGNNFGANELSRVNSSIKIVLFVAFIYCGLLQLIAFVFRGDLGALFVSDQAVINDVVRILPFSTLALFLVGPQMMISMFFQAIGDAKRAGILGILKTYAFSLPLIFILPFFFGEWGIWYAAASTELLALLLTIVVLSLRSRSQNTSFGLFFK
- a CDS encoding TRAP transporter permease encodes the protein MTMSSSQPTSTDKLDEMIAEADTGKRAPKGHIAIAILFFVPLCWSLFQLWIGSPLPSQFGIGFLNDTQSRAIHLAFAVLLAFMAFPASSRSPLHRIPFLDYILAVTAAFCASYLFLFNDELATRPGLPTTMDITVAVIGLVLTLEAARRALGPPLMVVALVFLAYVFFGDSTWLPEVIRWKGASLGKAMTHMWLTTEGVFGIALGVSSGFVFLFVLFGALLNQAGAGNYFIQVAFALLGHMRGGPAKAAVLSSAMTGLISGSSIANVVTTGTFTIPLMKKVGFSAEKAGAVEVSSSVNGVIMPPVMGAVAFLMVEYVGIPYIDVVKHAFLPATISYIALLYIVHLEALKADMKGLPRSTPARRFKDQLLRTGLITASLFILTGALYYLVSAIKWLLGDVANIALLLLVVFGYIALLYVSSKSDDLDLESTQGEIVKLPIFADIYRSGLYYLVPLVLLVWFLMVERKSPGLSAFWACILMAFILFSQRPLKAFFRKQGGLLKEAKAGAMDLVDGLNTGARNMIGIGVATAAAGIIVGTVTLTGVGQVMAEFIELISGGVLIIMLLMVALISLVLGMGLPTTANYIVVSSLMASVVVELGAQSGLIVPLIAVHMFVFYFGIMADVTPPVGLASFAAAAVSGGDPIKTGFTAFFYSMRTALLPFLFIFNTDLLLIDVTWWQGIVVFVVSLSAMLIFAAATQGYFFAKSKWWESALLILVAFTLFRPGFWLDQVTPPFEHFQGSQMAHYIDQHPDLTSLRMSVQGESLEGRWIEKTINLPITQQGNASTRLYDGAGLEIRLEDNKVYIDNLAFGGVAEQQKLDFDWEITGFDIENQRSAKEWFFVPAFLLALWVARRQKKRLVK
- a CDS encoding TAXI family TRAP transporter solute-binding subunit, yielding MNIKKSLFTSLIASTLATGAMAAETQFVSIGTGGVTGVYYPAGGSICRMLNKERKEHGIRCSVESTGGSGYNVNSIRAGELEFGVAQSDVQAAALDGTGQFQDNPFPELRSVFSLHPEPIHMMARADSGIKSLDDFKGKRVNIGNPGSGNRSMMELLMVEKGWTKEDFAFAAELKSSEMAQAICDDKFDVTIFVAGLPNGSAQEASTTCDINMIPLKDAASLAVIQKYSAFSQAIIPGGMYNGNPDDIFTFGPKATLVTSANVSEKAVYELTKAVFTNLESFKRLHPAFARLEPHEMVHTSLVAPIHPGAERYYREAGYIK